In the Candidatus Acetothermia bacterium genome, one interval contains:
- a CDS encoding dihydroorotate dehydrogenase, with protein MGRVLLGNPVVAASGCFGFGAEYGEVYDISRLGAICTKGLTLRPRAGNPPPRLWETPCGLLNSIGLENPGVEAFLREELPRLKRTGAVVIANVWGASPEEYEQVVQALASSAVDAIELNLSCPNVPGKGMPGRDAAATAEVVGRARAAARGKPLWAKLPPEAPAGLVAVAQAAQEAGAEAVCAANSFPALAVDIRTGRPVFANVVAGMSGPAIKPLALRIVYELSREVDIPVVGIGGITTWEDAVEFIMAGAHAVQIGTANFIDPYAGPRIVEGLRAFMEGRGLGSWEEIRGCAHR; from the coding sequence GTGGGGCGGGTTCTGCTTGGCAACCCGGTTGTGGCTGCTTCCGGTTGTTTCGGTTTCGGGGCCGAATACGGGGAGGTCTACGACATCTCCCGGCTTGGGGCCATCTGCACCAAGGGCCTCACCCTCCGGCCACGGGCAGGGAACCCGCCGCCCCGGCTGTGGGAGACGCCCTGCGGGCTCCTCAACTCCATCGGCCTCGAGAACCCCGGGGTGGAGGCGTTCCTCCGGGAGGAGCTCCCCCGGCTCAAGCGAACCGGGGCGGTGGTGATCGCCAACGTGTGGGGGGCGTCCCCTGAGGAGTACGAACAGGTGGTGCAGGCCCTGGCCTCGTCCGCGGTGGACGCGATCGAGCTCAACCTGTCCTGCCCCAACGTGCCGGGGAAGGGGATGCCGGGACGGGACGCGGCGGCCACCGCCGAGGTCGTGGGTCGGGCCCGCGCCGCTGCCCGTGGGAAGCCCCTGTGGGCGAAGCTCCCCCCCGAGGCGCCGGCGGGGCTGGTGGCCGTGGCCCAAGCGGCCCAAGAAGCCGGGGCGGAGGCGGTGTGCGCGGCCAACTCGTTCCCCGCCCTTGCGGTGGACATCCGAACCGGGAGGCCCGTGTTCGCGAACGTGGTCGCGGGGATGAGCGGCCCGGCGATCAAGCCCCTCGCCCTGCGGATCGTGTACGAGCTTTCCCGGGAGGTGGACATCCCGGTGGTGGGGATCGGGGGGATCACGACCTGGGAGGACGCGGTGGAGTTCATCATGGCCGGTGCCCACGCCGTCCAGATCGGAACGGCGAACTTCATCGACCCCTATGCCGGGCCGCGGATCGTCGAGGGGCTACGGGCGTTCATGGAGGGGCGTGGGCTCGGAAGTTGGGAGGAGATCCGTGGGTGCGCTCACCGGTGA
- a CDS encoding dihydroorotate dehydrogenase electron transfer subunit yields MPCLNTVPVVANEEVGPGAFLLRAEGDFPAAPGQFYLLRAWPRDPLLSRPMSVFDRESDHISFLIFVRGEGTRRLAGLRPGDPLTLFGPLGTPVRPRGGRMALVGGGSGIAPLYLAAKEFRTAGEVDAFLGFRDRPFLVSSFQGVASRVHVASEVGAGGKKGVVTEIFRPHGYDACYACGPNGMLNRVWQACRSAGVPLYVFLEERMACGVGACRGCAVRTVGGFRLVCRDGPAFPAEEVIWDG; encoded by the coding sequence GTGCCTTGCCTGAACACGGTCCCGGTGGTGGCGAACGAGGAGGTGGGGCCGGGGGCGTTCCTCCTGCGGGCCGAAGGGGACTTCCCCGCCGCCCCCGGGCAGTTCTACCTCCTCCGGGCGTGGCCGCGTGATCCCTTGCTCTCCCGGCCGATGTCGGTGTTCGACCGCGAGTCGGACCACATCTCGTTCCTCATCTTCGTGCGGGGTGAGGGGACGCGGCGCCTGGCAGGACTTAGGCCGGGGGATCCTCTGACCCTGTTTGGGCCGCTCGGGACCCCCGTGCGCCCGCGGGGAGGGCGGATGGCCCTGGTGGGCGGGGGTTCCGGGATCGCCCCCCTGTACCTCGCCGCCAAGGAGTTCCGCACCGCGGGGGAGGTGGACGCCTTTCTGGGCTTCCGCGACCGGCCGTTCCTGGTTTCCTCGTTTCAGGGGGTAGCGTCCCGGGTGCACGTGGCGTCGGAGGTGGGGGCCGGGGGGAAGAAGGGCGTGGTGACCGAGATCTTCCGCCCCCACGGGTACGACGCGTGCTACGCGTGCGGGCCGAACGGGATGCTCAACCGGGTGTGGCAGGCCTGTCGCTCGGCTGGGGTACCGCTCTACGTGTTCCTGGAAGAGCGCATGGCCTGTGGAGTCGGGGCGTGCCGGGGGTGCGCGGTGCGGACGGTGGGGGGGTTCCGCCTGGTGTGCCGGGACGGGCCCGCATTTCCGGCCGAGGAGGTGATCTGGGACGGCTGA
- the pyrF gene encoding orotidine-5'-phosphate decarboxylase — MIIDRLAEAVATRGPVCVGLDPTPDLIPGSLAGLPLPEAVTRFNQEVVEATLDVVACYKVQIAHYEAMGVEGLRCYAETLRHIRGAGGIVIGDVKRGDIGTTSAMYAAAHLSGEFEADFVTLNPYLGFDAVGPFLPYLKDGAKGLFVLVRTSNPSAGDVQDLRCGGRPVYLHVAGLVHRWGEGLRGRSGFSAIGGVVGGTYPDELAEVRAEFPSLFLLVPGYGAQGAKAEEVARAFVGGTGAVVAASRSIIGAHRGKPGARFAEHAREAVLRMREEIARCLA; from the coding sequence ATGATCATCGACCGGTTGGCTGAGGCGGTGGCCACCCGGGGGCCGGTGTGCGTGGGCCTGGACCCAACCCCGGATCTGATCCCGGGTTCGCTCGCGGGGCTGCCTCTCCCCGAGGCGGTGACGAGGTTCAACCAGGAGGTCGTGGAGGCCACCCTGGACGTGGTCGCCTGCTACAAGGTGCAGATCGCGCACTACGAGGCGATGGGGGTCGAGGGGCTTCGCTGCTACGCCGAAACCTTGCGCCACATCCGGGGTGCGGGGGGCATCGTGATCGGCGACGTGAAGCGCGGGGACATCGGGACGACCAGCGCCATGTACGCCGCGGCCCACCTGAGCGGGGAGTTCGAGGCGGACTTCGTGACGTTGAACCCGTACCTCGGGTTCGACGCGGTGGGCCCGTTTCTCCCCTACCTCAAGGACGGGGCCAAGGGCCTGTTCGTCCTTGTCCGCACCTCCAACCCGTCCGCGGGCGACGTCCAGGACCTGCGCTGTGGGGGAAGGCCGGTGTACCTCCACGTGGCCGGGCTTGTGCACCGGTGGGGGGAGGGACTGCGGGGGAGATCGGGGTTCAGCGCCATCGGCGGGGTGGTGGGCGGCACCTACCCTGACGAGCTTGCTGAGGTGCGAGCGGAGTTCCCATCGCTGTTCCTCCTCGTCCCCGGGTACGGCGCCCAGGGGGCGAAGGCCGAGGAGGTGGCCCGGGCGTTCGTCGGCGGCACGGGGGCCGTGGTCGCCGCGTCGCGGTCCATCATCGGGGCCCACCGCGGCAAGCCCGGGGCCCGGTTCGCCGAGCATGCCCGCGAGGCGGTCCTTAGGATGCGGGAGGAGATCGCGCGGTGCCTTGCCTGA